From a single Kryptolebias marmoratus isolate JLee-2015 linkage group LG6, ASM164957v2, whole genome shotgun sequence genomic region:
- the mitd1 gene encoding MIT domain-containing protein 1, whose product MSENHVSGMEASAVSVLKRAVELDQSGRFQESLVCYQEGIQLLIDVLKALKDESKRGHYREKIKGYMDRAEQIKAHVSQMKEDGKYHEQIKISDDATGYSYEALFKPYLSSALTEVWVQDPYIRHTHQLYNFLRFCEMLLKSGCKVKQIHLLTSQDEADSSQQSSALSELKDSLGAQGVTLNLQFSSTIHDREIRFDSGWIIKIGRGLDYFKKPKGRFSIGYCNYDLRQCHETSVDIFHTKHTKTL is encoded by the exons atgtcagaaaaccaTGTGTCGGGGATGGAGGCGTCCGCCGTGTCTGTGCTGAAGCGGGCGGTGGAGTTGGACCAGAGCGGGCGGTTCCAGGAGTCCCTGGTCTGCTATCAGGAGGGCATCCAGCTGCTTATAGACGTCCTGAAAG CTTTGAAAGATGAGTCAAAGAGAGGACACTACAGGGAGAAGATCAAGGGCTACATGGACAGAGCAGAGCAAATCAAAGCTCATGTGAGCCAGATGAAAGAAG ATGGGAAATACCACGAGCAGATAAAAATATCAGACGACGCCACTGGTTACAGTTATGAAGCTCTGTTCAAGCCTTACCTGAGCAGCGCGCTCACAGAGGTCTGGGTGCAGGACCCGTACATACGGCACACGCATCAG CTGTACAACTTCCTCCGTTTCTGTGAGATGCTGCTAAAGTCCGGCTGCAAGGTGAAACAGATCCATCTCCTCACGTCACAGGATGAA GCTGACAGCAGCCAGCAGAGCAGTGCCCTGTCGGAGCTGAAGGACAGCCTCGGTGCTCAGGGAGTGACTCTGAATCTGCAGTTCTCCTCCACCATCCACGACAGGGAGATcag GTTTGACAGTGGTTGGATCATAAAAATCGGAAGAGGGTTGGATTACTTCAAGAAGCCCAAG GGCCGGTTCTCCATCGGATACTGTAACTATGACCTCAGGCAGTGCCACGAGACCTCCGTAGACATTTTCCACACAAAACACACGAAAACTCTATAA
- the cracdla gene encoding CRACD-like protein, giving the protein MEPFSGDKEGSTEDIAARKHSKLKSLKTRLFRRSKKTDAEANAKLSQSASDITAGKGLGSDEDLVSSQGTMGTRAFSHESIFLDDQVLTDAEPARVLSQENVHGKIKALQMKLQLQKMHFGPPPMVLPVRSPEELSGHLEDFPFHSSNDASREETLTTTSSQPTSPPISPVSKSAPTKTQLSAPFVPFSVPTISTTSAVELPLDFSSPAEFTPSLNTSAARHRLSIKPRNQRASTKKKPPAVTRSESPLHILKTTDQSEFVKDQEEQLVAQEGEAEEAEKEQGDDSQHLSLKSAEPSPVESEAAPKLSTQQEHETEVSQMVRVKPPRRVGTAPTKRPHSSFIESEIKQKREGDLETQVMSDKKTEVSPEQLSTLSSVVASRPSSAQQQLHGEEENTRGIERPPPGSGSVHLSFRTVQNQEEERPQLGSFGELLEQMEAMRKTTGEPEEKEKEDFKTMQLKGSPFAAERLKQEGSPSRGPAVLWDRKTSFKKAESAKNVPQETAAVESEETESTSKGSAILWDRKASLKKTESATPAKNVPAVTATAEAKEVELVDVAEEAKEEEGKTAFGVKLRSTSLSLKFRSETSTNRYSNLSDDQDDKRKRLETGDVLHRMPEKVPTNTGCALRPKDPAAYGGALPVKHSTLQAESPPAVSTEVQVTPANNQEAETAPRQPQSTPQASSSEVSWMRMAMAKTRSLQQLFTSRFPRDFTGLQTAAQPKNQTETTAGTQTQTVKVQKRAIQPSVDTVKEDVVQTISQEQVVKPSTVAMQQKKILVGSQMSKQPNESQSQTNTAQTPPQPAQSVPWITHSPLRSYSQKASTAQPSQGSPSHSFAQSYLSSVQQQQPLSWSNRGFQPATSLRSSAQTSEPAVTAVPAPDSFLNKESLSLLSRRTIWSGSVVDRAAFLEKRAEWTAPPSLKGGELRKPQTEVQTSGDTLVWAKPPAVSKDTTAEIRQAIKSAELSPIRVLEKPCEDKWLRKSVESSPSSSLTRPSALQPDSNQPSWMELAKRKSMAWSDKTMD; this is encoded by the exons ATGGAGCCTTTCTCTGGAGATAAAGAAGGAAGCACAGAGGACATTGCAG CTCGTAAACACTCCAAGCTCAAATCTCTGAAGACCCGTCTCTTCAGGAGAAGTAAGAAGACAGACGCAGAAGCAAATGCCAAACTCAGCCAGTCAGCCAGCGACATAACTGCAGGAAAGGGACTGGGATCGGATGAAGATTTGGT GAGCTCCCAGGGAACGATGGGAACCCGAGCGTTTTCCCACGAGAGCATCTTCCTGGACGACCAGGTTCTGACAGACGCTGAACCCGCCAGGGTGTTATCTCAGGAGAATGTTCACGGTAAAATCAAAGCTCTGCAG atgaagctgcagctgcagaaaatgcattttgggCCACCACCTATGGTTCTGCCGGTCAGAAGTCCAGAGGAACTGAGTGGCCATTTAGAGGATTTTCCTTTTCACAGCTCTAACGATGCCTCAAGAGAGGAAACCCTCACAACG acATCATCTCAGCCAACCTCTCCTCCAATCTCACCCGTCTCCAAATCTGCACCAACCAAAACTCAACTCTCCGCTCCATTCGTTCCTTTTTCTGTGCCCACCATTTCCACTACATCTGCTGTCGAGCTCCCGTTAGACTTCAGCTCGCCAGCTGAATTCACTCCCTCTTTAAATACCTCAGCCGCACGCCACAGGTTGTCCATCAAACCCAGAAACCAGAGGGCCAGCACTAAGAAGAAACCCCCAGCTGTG ACTCGGTCTGAGTCTcctttgcacattttaaaaaccactgaCCAATCTGAGTTTGTGAAAGACCAAGAGGAGCAGCTGGTTGCTCAAGAGGGAGAAGCAGAAGAGGCTGAGAAAGAACAGGGCGACGATTCTCAGCATCTTTCGTTAAAATCTGCAGAACCATCGCCAGTCGAATCAGAGGCAGCACCTAAACTATCCACCCAACAGGAGCACGAGACGGAAGTCTCCCAGATGGTTCGGGTGAAGCCTCCCAGGCGAGTGGGTACAGCTCCCACTAAAAGGCCACACTCATCTTTCATAGAGtcagaaataaagcaaaaacgAGAGGGGGATCTGGAAACACAAGTGATGTCTGACAAGAAGACTGAAGTCTCTCCTGAGCAGCTCTCCACACTCAGCTCGGTGGTGGCATCCAGGCCTTCTTctgctcagcagcagcttcacggCGAGGAGGAGAACACGAGAGGGATAGAGAGACCACCCCCAGGGTCTGGCTCAGTCCATTTGTCTTTCAGGACTGTCCAAAACCAGGAGGAGGAAAGACCCCAATTAGGCAGTTTCGGAGAACTCTTGGAACAGATGGAAGCCATGAGAAAAACAACGGGGGAACCagaggagaaggaaaaggaagatTTTAAAACTATGCAGCTCAAAGGGAGCCCCTTTGCTGCAGAAAGACTAAAACAAGAGGGATCTCCATCCAGAGGCCCAGCAGTGCTGTGGGACAGAAAAACCAGTTTCAAAAAGGCAGAGTCAGCTAAAAACGTACCTCaagaaacagctgctgtggaGTCTGAGGAAACGGAAAGCACATCCAAAGGCTCAGCCATTCTGTGGGACAGAAAAGCCTccctgaaaaaaacagaatcagctACACCAGCTAAAAACGTACCCGCAGTAACAGCTACCGCGGAGGCCAAGGAAGTGGAGCTGGTGGATGTGGCAGAGGAagcaaaggaggaggagggaaaaacgGCGTTTGGCGTTAAACTGCGCTCCACGTCTCTGTCACTTAAATTCAGATCTGAGACCTCTACTAACCGCTATTCAAACCTGTCCGATGACCAGGATGACAAAAGGAAAAGACTGGAAACGGGTGACGTTTTACATCGAATGCCTGAAAAGGTGCCAACAAACACAGGGTGTGCTCTCAGACCGAAAG ATCCAGCCGCATACGGCGGGGCCCTCCCAGTCAAGCATAGCACTTTGCAGGCCGAAAGTCCTCCTGCCGTGTCCACAGAGGTTCAAGTGACTCCTGCAAACAaccaagaagcagaaactgCTCCCCGGCAGCCTCAGTCTACCCCCCAAGCATCCTCATCAGAGGTGTCCTGGATGAGAATGGCCATGGCAAAGACCAGGAGCCTCCAGCAGCTCTTCACCAGCAGATTTCCAAGAGATTTTACAGGCCTGCAAACCGCTGCACAGcctaaaaatcaaacagaaacaacgGCCGGGACTCAGACCCAAACAGTAAAGGTTCAGAAAAGGGCGATCCAACCATCGGTGGATACAGTGAAAGAAGACGTGGTTCAAACTATAAGTCAAGAGCAGGTTGTTAAACCTTCAACAGTGGCAATGCAACAGAAGAAGATACTGGTAGGATCACAGATGTCCAAACAACCAAATGAAAGCCAGTCCCAGACGAACACAGCTCAGACTCCTCCTCAGCCTGCTCAGAGTGTCCCGTGGATAACCCACTCTCCTTTACGCTCTTATTCGCAAAAAGCGAGCACAGCTCAGCCCTCACAGGGGAGTCCATCCCACTCTTTTGCTCAGTCCTACCTTTCCTCagtccaacaacaacaaccactgTCCTGGAGTAATCGAGGTTTCCAGCCTGCCACCAGCCTCAGATCTTCAGCGCAGACCTCAGAGCCTGCAGTGACAGCAGTTCCTGCTCCGGACTCCTTTTTGAACAAAGAGAGTCTGTCTCTGTTATCCAGACGAACAATCTGGTCTGGCTCGGTGGTCGACAGGGCTGCGTTTTTGGAGAAACGAGCAGAGTGGACAGCGCCACCATCGCTCAAAGGG GGGGAACTGAGGAAACCTCAAACAGAGGTGCAGACCTCAGGTGACACCCTCGTCTGGGCAAAACCTCCAGCTGTGAGCAAAGACACAACGGCAGAGATCAGGCAGGCGATAAAATCTGCAG AGTTGAGCCCCATCAGAGTTCTAGAAAAGCCTTGTGAAGACAAATGGCTGAGGAAGAGCGTGGAGTCATCCCCGTCCTCGTCACTCACACGGCCATCGGCGCTGCAGCCTGACAGCAACCAGCCGTCCTGGATGGAGCTGGCCAAGAGGAAGTCAATGGCCTGGAGTGATAAGACCATGGACTGA
- the mrpl30 gene encoding 39S ribosomal protein L30, mitochondrial codes for MSGFGHSLSILSVKTLKGATILSPCGWFVSARSRFFKARIPKELFVEASKQHEKYGGDPDQPHKLHIVTRVRSVMRRPYWEKEMVKHLGLEKAHMPVIHKNTPTVNSQLKFVKHLVRIQPLKTPYGLPDELDMADTYINSKGELIVRRLLQPVDQKAIES; via the exons ATGTCTGGTTTTGGTCACAGTTTGAGCATTCTGTCCGTAAAG ACCCTCAAAGGAGCGACCATTTTGTCACCTTGTGGGTGGTTCGTGTCGGCACGCAGCAGGTTTTTCAAAGCAAGAATCCCAAAGGAG cttTTTGTAGAGGCATCtaaacaacatgaaaaatatGGTGGCGATCCAGACCAACCTCACAAACTCCACATAGTGACCCGAGTCCGAAGTGTGATGAGACGGCCGTACTGGGAGAAGGAGATGGTGAAACACCTTGGCCTTGAAAAG gcCCACATGCCTGTaattcacaaaaatacaccTACGGTCAACAGCCAGCTGAAATTCGTCAAACACCTCGTGAG GATACAGCCTCTGAAAACTCCCTACGGGCTTCCTGACGAGCTGGACATGGCTGACACGTACATCAACAGCAAAGGAGAGCTGATTGTGCGTCGCCTGCTTCAGCCTGTCGACCAAAAAGCTATTGAGTCTTAG
- the txndc9 gene encoding thioredoxin domain-containing protein 9: MANQAVEMITKVLEQTVKVAEEQVDAQLSRLNEIDEDELERLKERRLEALKKAQKQKQEWLSKGHGEYREIPSEKDFFSEVKESKNVVCHFYRNSTFRCKILDKHLAILAKKHVETKFIKLNAEKAPFLSERLRIKVIPTLALLIDGKTKDYVVGFTDLGNTDEFSTEMLEWRLGCTEVINYSGNLMEPPTATQKSGSKFTKVEKKTIRGRGYDSDSDSGDD, encoded by the exons ATGGCTAATCAGGCAGTAGAAATGATTACAAAGGTTTTGGAGCAGACCGTTAAGGTGGCAGAAGAGCAGGTGGATGCACAGCTGAGCAGGCTGAATGAAATTGATGAAGATGAACTGGAGAGGTTGAAGGAGAGGCGATTGGAGGCACTGAAAAAAGCCCAGAAACAGAAGCAG gagTGGTTGTCCAAGGGCCATGGGGAGTACAGAGAAATCCCCAGTGAGAAGGACTTTTTCAGTGAAGTGAAAGAGAGCAAGAATGTTGTCTGCCACTTCTACAGAAATTCAACCTTCAG GTGTAAAATTCTGGACAAACATCTGGCCATCCTGGCTAAAAAGCACGTTGAGACCAAATTCATCAAACTGAATGCAGAAAAGGCCCCATTTCTGTCAGAGAGGCTTCGCATCAAAGTCATCCCAACGCTGGCTTTGCTTATAGATGGAAAGACGAAGGACTACGTGGTTGGCTTCACCGATCTGGGCAACACAGACGAGTTTTCCACAGAGATGCTTGAATGGAGACTTGGATGCACAGAAGTCATTAACTACAG tggTAACCTGATGGAGCCTCCTACAGCGACACAAAAATCTGGTTCAAAGTTCACAAAAGTGGAGAAGAAAACCATCAGAGGGAGAGGTTACGACTCTGACTCAGATTCTGGAGATGACTGA
- the rev1 gene encoding DNA repair protein REV1, whose translation MSRDGWMRKKANTSDDNGWAERGGYMAAKVSKLDEQFKLDAPREKQKEGTCSSIFSGVAIYVNGYTEPSADELRRLMMLHGGQFHIYYSRSKTTHIIANNLPNCKIKELKGEKVIRPEWITDSIKAGCLLSYLKYQLYAKQKNTLFPGMILRHNAEIAGSSHCPLQPNVHQKLHLPPRNTELSVPRGGGSSSSCRNNSIPVPVRSDADPQSAQNSFKVRLVNPTPSHSESSQLADSRHSRSSLSNQCNTKHPHRSPQSSHLHGEELKINGLLQTSLDITSHSKRNEMQECREDDFCPAGVSKGVKEAPLTNGHAHLFNGALKSEDLSLVTDPFSSHRDMSKCKIKRSTDKPHSPPKQTNADPYEFPPSPPKQSDLPPGFLEQSCTPGAKGHKSPPPTSHEALKANEIQLLPKRLHLHTQVETISEQTHPSLSPCSTLQPSVRLNGSHRDAFTSDPAFLSATSATAKPDPPTNKTSTKTSELLLEQTGGLISEYYSHSRLHQISTWRVGFSEYVNELHSKRKGTGSTSYPGKDRLKKSIAQRSTDGQGTSAPGSIKSCILHVDMDCFFVSVGIRHRPELKGKPVAVTSNRGLGRVPARPGTNLQVEQEYYQRRCLQPQPERADDDLPGTPSQDTPESFDTSTDQEAAALSMAEIASCSYEARQAGVRNGMFFGKAKQLCPSLQSVPYDFEAYKEVGLNLYEILASYTHDIEALSCDEALVDASALLAEVGVSPEDLAKAIRADIEEKTGCCASVGMGSNILLARLATRKAKPNGQHFLKYEEVDDFIRDLPVTSLPGVGHVMAKKLAGMGVKSCGELQQVSLSQLQKKFGPRTGQTLFRFCRGLDDRPVRFEKERKSVSAEMNYNIRFTTADEAECFLTNLSMEVQRRLQEAGLRGRRVTLKVMVRKVGAPLEPAKYGGHGICDNLARTVMLAQCTDSGQLIASAVIKLFHAMKLQVRDLRGIGIQVQLLEGNQPVTQDCRGPRSRSIKEMLLGQGLSSRSDNKDTRHDPAVPPGGSSPQPLTPAEPVPGTSKDHPECRKTPKHSRTRLNFSIEIPSPSQVDQSVLEALPAELREQVEQSWSKRDERPKSCHSPDLYLSSPDPRSASPPHPVPYTPPAGTLVLQIPNQPDSPGIVLELPSFSQVDPDVFAALPKELQEELKSAYNRAASVQPQVKTVEQKNPLLQLKQPGVGNGIGRVKRPYKRKNGVSPLKKGTSPLKRRQVTNIPAKTAPPPGKPQELMNVPKTENNPSTSKQEIPASVTKSVPRPVPALAGACDLTDIKTLLREWVTTITDPMEEDVLQVVKYCTDLIEDKDLEKLDLIIKYMKRIMQQSVESVWSMAFDFILDNVQVVVQQIYGSILKIT comes from the exons ATGAGTCGAGATGGCTGGATGAGGAAGAAAGCCAATACCAGCGATGACAATGGTTGGGCTGAAAGG gGCGGCTATATGGCTGCCAAGGTCTCGAAGCTGGATGAGCAGTTTAAACTTGATGCGCCCAGAGAAAAGCAGAAGGAAGGCACGTGCTCCAGCATCTTCAGTGGCGTGGCGATTTACGTCAATGGCTACACGG AGCCAAGTGCAGATGAACTCCGCAGGCTGATGATGCTGCATGGAGGTCAGTTCCACATCTATTACTCGCGCTCTAAGACCACCCACATCATCGCCAACAACTTGCCCAACTGCAAAATTAAGGAGCTCAAAGGGGAAAAGGTTATCAGGCCAGAGTGGATCACTGACAG TATCAAGGCTGGGTGCCTCCTGTCGTACCTAAAATACCAGCTGTACGCGAAACAGAAGAACACGCTCTTCCCCGGCATGATCCTGCGCCACAACGCAGAGATTGCAGGATCGAGTCACTGTCCCCTTCAGCCGAATGTTCATCAAAAGCTCCATTTGCCTCCGCGGAACACTGAGCTCTCTGTTCCCCGCGGCGGAGGGTCCTCATCCAGCTGTAGGAACAACTCCATCCCTGTCCCCGTCCGCAGTGACGCTGACCCGCAGTCCGCCCAGAATAGTTTTAAAGTTCGCTTGGTTAACCCCACACCGAGTCATTCGGAGTCCAGTCAGCTTGCAGACTCTCGACACAGCAGATCTTCACTCTCTAACCAATGCAACACAAAGCACCCACACAGATCTCCGCAGTCTTCTCACCTGCACGGAGAAGAATTAAAAAT AAATGGACTACTGCAGACCTCATTGGATATCACGAGCCATTCCAAAAGGAATGAAATGCAAGAGTGTAGAGAAGATGATTTTTGTCCTGCAGGGGTTTCAaagggggtgaaggaagccccCCTAACCAATGGACATGCTCATCTTTTTAATGGTGCCTTAAAGTCAGAGGACTTGTCTCTTGTTACAGATCCATTCTCCTCTCACAGGGACATGtccaaatgtaaaataaaaagatcaacaGATAAACCTCACAGTCctccaaaacagacaaatgcagACCCATATGAGTTCCCCCCCAGCCCTCCAAAACAATCTGACCTCCCGCCTGGGTTTCTAGAGCAATCCTGCACACCCGGAGCCAAAGGCCATAAATCTCCGCCACCCACCTCTCACGAGGCTTTAAAAGCCAACGAAATCCAGCTCCTGCCTAAACGTCTCCACCTTCACACTCAGGTCGAAACCATTTCTGAGCAGACCCATCCGTCCCTTTCACCCTGTTCTACTTTGCAGCCCTCAGTTAGACTGAACGGAAGTCACCGCGATGCCTTCACGTCCGACCCAGCGTTCCTCAGCGCGACCTCTGCGACAGCCAAACCCGATCCGCCCACCAACAAGACCTCAACTAAgacctcagagctgctgctggaacaGACGGGCGGCCTGATCTCGGAGTACTACTCCCACTCCCGTTTGCACCAGATCTCCACGTGGAGGGTTGGCTTTTCGGAGTACGTCAATGAGCTGCACAGCAAACGGAAGGGCACAGGGAGCACCTCTTACCCCGGCAAAGATCGACTCAAGAAGTCTATAGCTCAACGATCTACAGACGGTCAGG gtacATCAGCACCAGGCAGCATTAAATCTTGTATCCTCCACGTGGATAtggactgtttttttgtgtctgtcggGATCAGGCACAGACCGGAGCTTAAAG GGAAGCCTGTTGCTGTCACCAGTAACCGTGGACTGGGCAGAGTCCCCGCAAGACCTGGAACTAACCTGCAGGTGGAGCAGGAGTACTACCAGAGAAGATGTCTTCAACCTCAGccag AAAGAGCGGATGATGACCTGCCTGGTACTCCCTCGCAAGACACGCCTGAGTCCTTTGACACCAGTACAGACCAGGAGGCTGCCGCTCTCTCAATGGCAGAGATTGCATCGTGCAGTTATGAGGCTAG gCAAGCAGGGGTGAGGAACGGCATGTTTTTTGGCAAAGCAAAACAGCTGTGTCCCTCATTGCAGTCAGTCCCTTATGATTTTGAAGCCTACAAAGAAGTGGGTCTGAACCTGTATGAGATTCTGGCGAG TTACACCCATGACATTGAGGCTCTCAGCTGTGATGAAGCGTTGGTAGATGCTTCTGCTCTGCTGGCTGAGGTCGGTGTCAGCCCGGAGGATTTAGCCAAAGCCATCAGAGCAGACATCGAGGAGAAAACGGGATGCTGCGCTTCGGTGGGAATGG GGTCTAACATCCTGTTGGCTCGACTGGCAACCCGTAAGGCCAAGCCCAACGGGCAGCACTTCCTTAAGTATGAAGAAGTGGACGATTTTATCAGGGACCTTCCAGTGACCAGTTTACCAG GTGTTGGACATGTTATGGCTAAAAAACTTGCTGGCATGGGTGTGAAGTCATGTGGGGAGCTCCAGCAAGTGTCTTTgtctcagctgcagaaaaagttTGGGCCCCGGACTGGACAAACTCTGTTCCGCTTCTGTAGGGGTTTGGATGACCGGCCCGTCCGCTTtgagaaggaaagaaaatcGGTCTCCGCTGAGATGAACTACAACATCCGCTTCACCACG GCCGATGAGGCAGAGTGTTTTCTGACCAATTTATCGATGGAGGTGCAACGGCGTTTACAAGAAGCTGGACTGCGGGGTCGGAGAGTCACCCTTAAGGTCATGGTTCGCAAGGTTGGAGCACCTCTGGAACCGGCAAAATATGGAGGACATGGCATATGCGATAATCTAGCCAG GACTGTGATGCTCGCTCAGTGCACCGACAGTGGTCAGCTCATCGCCTCTGCTGTCATAAAGCTGTTCCATGCCATGAAGCTGCAGGTCAGGGACTTGAGAGGCATTGGCATTCAGGTTCAGCTTCTTGAGGGAAATCAGCCTGTCACACAGGACTGCCGGGGTCCTCGGTCACGCTCCATCAAAGAGATGTTGTTAGGCCAGGGACTGAGTTCCAGGTCCGATAACAAAG ACACTCGCCACGATCCAGCAGTTCCTCCAGGTGGCTCGTCACCGCAGCCTTTGACACCTGCTGAGCCAGTTCCAGGAACAAGCAAAGACCATCCAGAGTGCAGAAAAACACCGAAACATTCCCGGACACGTCTCAACTTCAGCATTGAAATTCCATCCCCTTCACAG GTGGATCAGTCTGTCCTGGAGGCCCTTCCTGCAGAGCTGAGGGAGCAAGTGGAACAGTCGTGGTCTAAAAGAGATGAGAGGCCAAAGAGCTGCCATTCTCCTGATTTGTACCTTTCCTCACCCGATCCTCGTTCGGCGTCCCCTCCTCATCCCGTGCCGTACACCCCACCTGCGGGAACGTTGGTTCTGCAGATTCCAAACCAGCCTGATAGTCCAGGAATCGTACTGGAATTACCTAGCTTCTCACAG GTTGATCCTGACGTATTCGCTGCGCTTCCCAAAGAGCTACAGGAAGAATTGAAGTCTGCCTACAACCGTGCAGCAAGTGTCCAACCCCAGGTAAAAACAG TGGAGCAGAAGAATCCACTGCTGCAGCTAAAACAGCCGGGGGTAGGGAATGGTATTGGTCGGGTGAAGCGGCCCTACAAGAGGAAGAATGGAGTCAGTCCTCTTAAAAAAGGAACTTCACCCCTGAAGAGGCGTCAGGTGACAAACATTCCGGCCAAAACTGCACCACCTCCTGGAAAACCCCAAGAACTAATGAATGTACCAAAG ACTGAAAACAATCCCTCCACCTCAAAACAAGAGATCCCAGCATCTGTGACTAAATCGGTTCCTCGTCCCGTCCCGGCGCTGGCTGGAGCCTGTGACCTGACCGACATCAAAACCCTCCTGAGGGAGTGGGTCACCACAATAACAG ACCCCATGGAGGAGGACGTCCTGCAGGTGGTGAAATACTGCACTGATCTGATCGAAGACAAAGATCTGGAGAAGTTGGATTTGAtcataaaatacatgaaaag GATCATGCAGCAGTCGGTGGAGTCTGTTTGGAGCATGGCATTTGACTTCATCTTGGACAACGTGCAGGTGGTCGTGCAGCAGATTTACGGTAGCATCCTGAAGATAACATAA